From the Pseudoalteromonas tunicata genome, one window contains:
- a CDS encoding alpha/beta hydrolase family protein — protein sequence MITRLFMNVVLILCTLTSPLSLAVEFKNLFNAMQYNDVQISPSGDYISMRINHQGKQALAITDRKTLKFVGLISLEGNSEVGPYIWANDERLVIEVVQKAAWLEYTESYGELLAVDYDGKNSNLIYGYRSGEDQTGTRLARKQQDFGWATIVDTLPDDKRHILILSTAMSDKEDRLGELRKINIYRGNQKDLGRAPAPNVKIVTDQEGEPKLAIGLSQENEKIVYFNVDGQWQKVNNSLFGSAFYPLTITNDNSGFYALDNLNQDLTGLFKYSFADGSYKAVFTDKKVDVSSVNLTHDGKNIYALRLDDGFPVYILLNKNIPEAKAFKDILATFTGNAVSVESQTKDGVLSIVKVSSDINPGEYYIYNKKKNELKGLFPNSLNIAKDQLAFTEPVNFKSGDFTVAGYFTKAKQQAQSKTIAPLVLLVHGGPHGVRDTWGFDPEVQFLALNGYSVLQVNYRGSSGYGQQFLSAGYKNWGSLIQTDLKNAVDWAVQQGLANANKVCIMGASFGAYSAVQSTVLYPDTYQCAIANAGIYDLALLYTKGDLQKRSNTYDYLSKVIGTDENILKQNSPVYAVDKIKVPLFLAHGERDERAPVEHINKLKEALNLHKKAYTSFLIEKEGHGFWNLDNQMSYLNEVKTFLDKNLL from the coding sequence ATGATAACTCGATTATTTATGAACGTTGTGCTGATACTGTGCACATTAACCAGTCCCCTTTCACTCGCAGTTGAGTTTAAAAATTTATTTAACGCCATGCAGTATAATGATGTACAAATTTCACCAAGTGGTGATTACATCTCTATGCGAATTAACCATCAGGGTAAGCAAGCCCTTGCAATAACCGACCGTAAAACACTTAAATTTGTTGGCCTAATTAGCCTTGAAGGCAATAGCGAAGTTGGTCCTTATATCTGGGCGAATGACGAACGTTTAGTGATTGAAGTCGTACAAAAAGCAGCTTGGCTTGAATATACCGAATCTTATGGTGAGCTATTAGCGGTTGATTACGATGGTAAAAATTCCAATTTAATTTATGGTTATCGCTCAGGCGAAGACCAAACCGGCACACGCCTTGCTCGTAAACAACAAGATTTTGGCTGGGCCACTATCGTCGATACCTTACCTGACGATAAGCGTCATATTTTAATCTTGTCCACTGCAATGAGCGATAAAGAAGATCGTTTAGGTGAATTGCGTAAAATCAATATCTACCGTGGTAATCAAAAAGACTTAGGCCGTGCACCTGCACCTAATGTTAAAATTGTGACGGATCAAGAAGGCGAGCCAAAACTTGCGATTGGCCTAAGCCAAGAAAATGAAAAAATTGTTTATTTTAATGTCGATGGCCAATGGCAAAAAGTAAATAATAGCCTATTTGGTTCTGCTTTTTACCCGCTTACAATTACCAATGATAACAGTGGCTTTTATGCGTTAGATAACTTAAACCAAGATTTAACCGGACTGTTTAAATACTCATTTGCCGATGGCAGCTACAAAGCCGTATTCACTGATAAAAAAGTAGATGTTTCATCTGTAAATCTTACTCATGATGGTAAAAATATCTACGCTTTACGGCTAGATGATGGCTTTCCGGTCTACATTTTACTCAATAAAAATATCCCAGAGGCAAAGGCATTTAAAGATATTTTAGCGACCTTTACCGGCAACGCAGTGAGTGTTGAAAGCCAAACCAAAGATGGTGTGCTCTCGATTGTAAAAGTATCGTCAGATATTAATCCTGGTGAATATTATATTTATAATAAAAAGAAAAATGAGCTCAAGGGGCTGTTTCCAAATAGTTTAAACATAGCAAAAGACCAATTAGCATTCACAGAGCCTGTCAACTTTAAAAGTGGTGATTTCACTGTGGCCGGTTATTTTACCAAAGCAAAACAACAAGCCCAAAGTAAAACAATTGCACCATTAGTATTGTTAGTTCACGGGGGCCCGCACGGAGTCAGAGATACTTGGGGCTTTGATCCTGAGGTCCAATTTTTAGCCCTCAACGGCTACTCAGTATTACAAGTTAATTATCGTGGTTCATCAGGTTACGGTCAGCAGTTTTTAAGTGCAGGTTATAAAAATTGGGGTTCGTTAATTCAAACAGATCTCAAAAATGCGGTTGACTGGGCGGTACAACAAGGTTTAGCTAACGCCAATAAAGTTTGTATTATGGGGGCAAGTTTCGGTGCATATTCAGCTGTACAAAGTACCGTTCTTTATCCTGATACCTACCAATGCGCTATCGCTAATGCTGGTATTTACGATTTAGCCTTGTTATACACCAAAGGTGATTTACAAAAACGCAGCAATACATATGACTACTTAAGTAAAGTAATTGGTACTGATGAAAATATTCTAAAACAAAATTCACCAGTTTATGCCGTCGATAAAATTAAAGTGCCTTTATTTTTAGCCCATGGCGAACGTGATGAGCGTGCGCCGGTTGAGCATATAAATAAACTCAAAGAAGCACTTAATCTTCATAAAAAGGCTTACACCTCTTTTTTAATTGAAAAAGAAGGTCATGGATTTTGGAATTTAGATAACCAAATGAGTTATTTAAATGAAGTGAAAACCTTTTTAGATAAAAACTTACTTTAA